TGCCAAATTTAAATGAAGCCATTTCGCAGCTTCAATACATTGCCGACTCCGATCAGATCGAATACATTTTGGCGGCCAAAAGCGACTCTGCAAAAATTCAGCGATTTAATGAGTTTTGGAAAAAACGAGATCCTTCGCCTGGAACGGAAATCAATGAGCTCATGGCGGAATATTACAACCGCGTCAATTACGCCGACCAGCATTTTTCGAGCTATATGAAAGGTTGGCGAACCGATATGGGAATGATTTATATCAAATATGGCGCGCCGGATTTTGTTGAGCGCCATCCGTTCAGCACGAGTACGCGCCCTTATGAAGTTTGGGAATTTCATCAACATCGCCGGCGATTTATCTTTGTGGATATGAATGGCTTTGGGGATTATCGACTCACGGTGCCTGAGTGGGACCCGGCAAATCAAATGCGATAAGGCGTTCTGTGTGAGCTTTCTGTGTGAATCAATGGCGGATCGCGGATTCATATTTTACGACAAACAGCGCTTTTGGCGTAAGTACAAAAAGATTGCCTTGAACCACCGCTACATCAGTCACAACCGGAATGGGTTCGTTCAGTAACGGTTCCGTTTCAATCTCCGTTTCCAGTTGAAAATTGCTTTTTGGACCAGCTTCAAAAACGCTAACTTTTTTCCCGTTTGCGACCAAAAGAATGTCTTTTCGTTGATTTTGACTCAAAACTTCGGTTGTGCCAATTCCGTGAAGCGCTTCGAGCTCATCGCCACCGATTCTGTTGATAAAATTTCCGAATTGATCATAGATCATCACGCATTTGCGCCCTCGATCAGCCACGAACACCATGCCAGAGCGGCTGACTTCAACTTGGTAAGGGTCGATTAAATTGCCACGACCGGAATTAAATCCGCCGAATCGAAGCAATGAATTTCTTTCGAAAGCGGTTTTCGGAAAATTATAAGGATTGATTTTGATGACTTGGCGTGAGGTTTCCTCTAAAATGAAAAGCTCGCCTTGTGCAGAAACGCTGAGGCTGATAGGTCGCCAAATATCGCTGCTAATTTTGAACGATGAGCTTTCGCTGCTGCTCGATGTGGTGGAAAGTGGTAATTCAGGCAAGGCGGAAATAAAGTTAAGCCAGCGGTCGTATTGCACCACGCGCTGATTGCCGCGGTCGGTCACATAAATATTGACGCCATCGCTGGCCGATAAGTCCGTTGGCGTATCAAACGCTTCTTTGTCGATGCCATAGCCGCCGGCAAATCCAGCCGGCTTGAGCGACTTGTCGTACTTGAAGATTTTGGCTTGTTCGGCGTCCAGCACAAAAATTTCGCCCAGTGCCGTGCTCGCAGAAATCGCAACGGCGTTTTCAAATCCTGAAAGTTTCTGCACGGGCATTTGTCCAGCAGCATTTCCCGCTGGACAAATAAGCCATAAAATCAACGCGAAAAAGTATGGAAAAACTTGCATAAGAACAGAATCGTTTGGCTAAGGCATGATTTTTAATTTCATCCCCGGTTTAATTTCATCATCTTCCTTAATGCGATTTTGCTGGCGCAATTCTTCAACGGTAAGCCCGCATTTGTTTGCAATGCTCAAAAGTGTTTCGCCTGTTTGCACCTCGTAAAATCCATGTTGCATCGCGTTGTCTTCTTCTTTATTGTCCATATAGGCGTAAGCACTTGGTTTCTTGAAGCTGTTTTTGCTGGCCGGCAAAGTAATCTCGTAAGTGCCACCACGATATGGATGCGGAGGAATTTTTCTGCTGCGAATCCAAGGATTTAGATATTTCATTTCTTTATAAGTCGTTCCTTGCGAGGCAGCCCATTCTGCAAGGTTGGTGATGCCATCGGTAATCGTTACGGTGCGAGTGTCGAGCGGCGCATACGGCCTGACTTCAGAATAGCCGTATTTGTCAGCATTTTCCATCACTTCTTTGATGGCTAAGATTCTGAACAAATAGCGCGATGTTTCCCGATTAAGCCACAAATCATAATAATTATCTTGAGCTTGAAACGAAAGTTCGTCGTCCGTGCCATGCACGCCCATGTTGTAAGAAGCCGCCGAAAGTGCCCAGTTTCCAAATCGGGCATAGGAGTTTTTCAGATATTTAATCGCAACGGTTGTGGATTTTTCAAGATTGTAGCGTTCATCGATAACGCCATCCACCACAAGCCCATATTGCCGAGCGATCGACGGCATAATTTGCCAAAAGCCAGCCGCGCCAGCCGGCGAGCGAACATTCAGCAAGGCGCTTTCTGCAACCGCTAAATATTTGAGGTCGTCGGGCAAGCCTTCCTCGCGGAGGCGTTTTTCAATGTAGGGAAAAAAACGACCGGCGCGTTTCAGATACATGGCGATTTGTGTGCGGTCGTTAACGTTGATCAAAAAGTCACGCTCAAAGCGTTCAAACACGTCGATGTCGTTCATCGGAACAGATTCTCCGCAAAAATAAAGCGTGTCGACGGGTTCGTGGTTATAATAAAATCTTGTGGTGTTTTCTGGTTGGTGGGTGTTGTTGGGTTTGGGTGTGCTGTCGCCGTTGGTTTGTCCGTGGACGATAAAAACAGCGGCGAGAATAATGACCACCGAGCTGATTATAACGATTGATTTTGCCATCTTCCGCAGAGCCAATTTGAGTTGTTAAATATGAAGCCAAGACCTTTCTTTATACGATAAAAGCAAACGCCTTTCATCAGGGCGCTTTTTATTTAAGCCAACTGACTTCAGCGATCAAATAAGTGAAAGCCAACAAAATCAATATGAAAATTTCCTATTTGCGGTCAAAATCTAAAAATTTGGAGAGTAGTTTTGCTCGGCGTAAAACCGTTTGATGATTTCCATCGCTTCGGAAGGCGTGTCAACCAGAAACACATAATCCAAATCACTGGATTTAATGTAATGGTGTTCCTCAAGCATTGTTTCGCGAATCCATTTCAAAAAGCCATCCCAGTACGATTTGCCAATTAAAATTACCGGAAATTCGGCGATTTTCTTGGTTTGAATCAGCGTAACGGCTTCGCCGAGTTCGTCCAGCGTGCCGTAGCCGCCCGGCAATACGATAAATGCCTGCGAATATTTTACGAACATGACCTTTCGCACAAAAAAGTAATTGAACGTAATGAGCTTATCGCGATCGATATATTTGTTCGAGTCTTGCTCGTGAGGCAAGAAAATATTGAAGCCGATGGAAGCGCCGCCGGCTTTTTTTGCGCCTTTGTTGGCTGCTTGCATAATGCCCGGGCCGCCACCCGTAATCACGCCAAGCCCTTGCGCCACCAGCAGTTGCGCCATTTCCTCAGCCATTTTGTAATACTTGTCGGATGGCTTGACTCGCGCTGAACCAAAAATGCTGACTGCCGGACCGATTTCCGCCATTTTTTCAAAGCCGGAAACGAACTCCGCCATGATTTTGAAAACCCGCCAACCATCGTGCATGAAATCTGCCCAATCGCGACCGTTTTCATTTTTGGGTGAATTTTGCGCGTCATCTTCTGGCTGCTTTTTGGAATGTCCCATAACTCTTTGGCGTGAAACCGATTGTAAAAATTAATGTCGTGAAAAACTTAAAGCTTCAGGAAATTCATCAGAATTTTCTTGCCTTCTTTAGTCATAATCGACTCGGGGTGAAATTGAACGCCGTAAAGCATGAGCGATTCGCAGTCCATGCCCATGATGACGTCGTCGTCCGTCCAAGCGGTGATTTGCAAATTTTGCGGCAAAGATTCGCGCTCGACGACAAGCGAGTGATAACGCGTGGCTTCAAACGGTTGCTCAACGCCTTTGAAAACGCCTTTTTGGTCGTGAAAAATCATCGATGTTTTTCCGTGCATCAATTCTTTGGCGCGAACGACTTTTCCGCCGAGCGCTTCACCGATAGCTTGATGACCGAGGCAAACGCCGAAAATCGGGATTTTTCCTTTCAGTTCCTGGATAAGTGGAATGGAAACGCCGGCGTCTTGCGGTGTGCCGGGCCCGGGCGAGATGACGATTTTCTCGGGGTTCATGGCAGCGATTTCTTCCACAGTGATTTTGTCGTTGCGATGCACCGCGACATCCGCGCCGAGCTCGCCGATATATTGAACCAAGTTGTATGTAAAAGAATCGTAATTATCGATAACGAGAATCATGTTGATGCGTCCTTAATTTCGGAAATCAGAAAAGCAATGCGTTAAACTGAAAAGATAAGCAAGCGCAAGAAGAAATAAGTATCGAGACTAAATTAAAGCAAACAATAGAAAGACAGTAGAAGCATAAATCCGTGTCGGGCTGAGCCGGTATTTTTTTCGAAGCGAAAAAAAATAAACGGTTGAGTGACAAATTAACCCGACCGTTGAGCGTAGCCGAAACGCTCGGCACCTGTGGCCTTCGGCTCCGCTCAGGCCACAAGTAAAAAGTTGTCATGCTGAGCCGGCTTCGGCGAAGCATCCATGTGTCCGGTAACGTTGGATTCTTCGGATAAGAATCCTCAGAATGGCACGATGCTTTTTTTTTGTCATTGGTAGCGGAGAAGAAGACCGCTTGCCTTTCAAGAAGCCGCACTTCGTCTCCGCTCAGTGCGACGCGGGTTATATTTCAAAAATCGGATATAATTTAGTCAGGGTACTTAAATATGTTCATTTGCGGCTTTTTTCAAGCGCGTAGGCGGCGCGAAAAGCAGTTTCGTAGGCAGGCGTTAGGTCTATTTTGCGGCGTTTCATCATGGCGCGGGCGACTTCCAACGCTTTCACGAGCCGATATTCGGTAAGGCCGTCTTCTTTGCCGCCCCACTGAAACGAACCGACATATTTCGGCGGAAAGCCTGCGCCGAAAATATTTGAGCTTAGACCGACAACCGTTCCCGTGTTGAACATCGTATTGATGCCCGATTTGGAATGTTCGCCCATGAACAGCCCCAAAAATTGCATCTTTGTGTCGAAGGATTTTCCGGCGAGCGTCATGCGCACCGAGCTATAATTATTTTTCAAATCCGAATTGTTCGTGTCCGCGCCCAAGTTGCACCAGCTTGAAATGTAGGAATGGCCGATAAAGCCTTCGTGTTGCTTGTTGGCAAATGGCTCGATGATGCTGTCTTCCACCTCGCCGCCGACTTTGGATTGCTCGCCGATAAATACGTTGCTGTAAATTTTCGCCCCGATTTTTATAGTACTTTTTTGCCCCAAAAACACGTTTTCCATCAACACCGCGTTCGGCAAAATCTTGGCGCCGGGCGAGACGTAAATATATCCGTCTTCGGCGTCCAGCACCGCACCGGCTTTGACTTCCGCGCCTTCGCCGATGAAAATATTTTTTTCATTAACCAAAAAAGCGTGCGGACTCACCTTGCCCTTAATTTGGCCAAAATCCGAACATGATTTTGCTTCGCGCAAAAATTCCTGTGGATGCAAGCGAATCAAATCCCAGAGGAACGAGAGCATGTCGCAATCAACCTGCTGGGCTGGTAGGGAAGCGATTGCGGGTGATACGGAGATGGTGTTGGGCAAATTTTTTGAATCGGGGAAGAAGTCGGCCAGTGCGCCTCTAAACGCGACAATCTGGCCGCCGTTGTAATACGCCGTGTTTTTCTGAAAAAACCCCGATAGAACTTTTTCAGAAAAACCGTCGTCGCAAATCACGCGCCCGCTCAGGAAAAGCACATCATCTTGTTCTTTAACATCAGAAGCAAGCGCAACGCCAACTTCTTCAAACACTGCACGAAGGTAAGTGCGCAAGTGATAAAACAGTTCAGCCTTTGGGGAAAGCTTCGCCGTAAATTTCTCTTTTAGCGAGCCAAAACCCACGCGCAAATCATAAACGGGTTTTAGGTAAACCAACGGCAAAAAATGCTGAACCGAATCGTCTTCAAAAATGATGATTTGCATGGGCTTGAACTGACTTTCTATGATAGTTTCTTTGATGATAATACATTGAGTGCGCGAGGGCGAACTTCTATGGTAAGTTTGCCTTGAACGTTTTCAATCACTTCTCCATCCATGTGGAGGCATTCGGGACGAAATAGTTCAATTTCAATCTTTTTAGCCTTCGCATACACAATTTGTGATTCTCCAATTTGCTTGCCAGTTAGATATTTCAAAATCCATCGTGGTAAATCTGAGCGGGAAATATCTTTTAAAATGCACACATCCAGCCAACCGTCATTAATTTCAGCCTGCGGCGCAATTTTAAATTTCCCGGCTTCTACCTTGCCGTTGCCGATAGAGAGCATGTAAATTTTTTCCTGATCGAGCGAAATGATGCCATCTTGGGTGTGCAGCTTCACGTTGGCCTGCATGGCTTCATAATTTGCGGCTACTTTAAGTAGCGCATAAATATAAGTTAAATCGCCTTTGAGCCAAGTAATGGCGGCGGCCATTTTGGCAATTCTTCCGCTAAAACCCAGTCCGAAGGAGTTTAGAAAAAAGCGGCTTGAACTTGTGTGTTCAGCCTGATAAAATACCTGTCCGACATCTACGGGCTGAACAGTTGCATTGAAAAGATGGCTAATGCCTGCTTCTTCAGCTTCTATTTCCGAAATATTTTTAAAGAAGTCATTTGCCGAGCCAATCGGAAGGCAACCTAATACGCTATCTGAGTGCACTAACGATTGCGTAACTTCGTTAAGTGTACCATCGCCGCCGCAAGCAACAATGATGCCAGCGCACGTTTTTGCCTGGCTGGCGAAGGCGGTTGCTTCACTTGGCATAGTTGTCAGCTGGATAACGGTGTCGAGCTCTTGTCGTTTGAGGCTTTTCTTGAGCCAATCTACTCGTTTTTTTGCGCGGCCTTTATCCGCAGCCGGATTCAGGATAAACCAATATGGATAAGTTTTCTTGCTCGCGTTAGCTGAATGAGAAGTGTTTGCGTCAATCATTTTTAAGGCATTTCTAAGGACATAGCTGTCAGCGCTTTGATTTTTGTTCCCAGTTTTGGTGATCAATTGAGGGGAGCCGCTTAAGTCTATGTTCATATAGGTGCAAATGTTTAATTCCAGTAATTCTTGGAGAAAACAAGACCAAGATAAATATTTTTTTGCTGCCTAACAGTGACAGATGTCAACGCTTTAAAGTCATCGACAAAAATACAACCAGGTTCTGTTTTCGAAAAGAAATGGTGTTTATTCGGAATGAAGTTCAGTAATTAATTGATGATTTTATGAATTTAATCTTCTTTTTTTAAGCGCTGAAAAATATCTTATTGTTAATAAGTTTCAAATCAATCCTTTATTTAAAAATAAAATATGGTCGGAAAGGCCGATTTTTTTATAGGAATTGATTTTGTAACAATTGTGAGCTCAAAGTTCATGTTTCTAAGTTTACAAAAAATTTCATATCAGTTTTTTCTGATTCCTTAACTTCTAATGTATATTTAAAAAACGTGCGTCACACACCGGAAGCAACAGCACTATTGAACTCTATTCCAGTGTTTGTAATTACAAAAAATCAAAAAAATTTAACGCTATGGACAACTCAAAATTTCAATTGATAGGAGTCGCTGTTGGCGGAGCTATCTTCTTTTTGGTTCTCTTTTACCTCGTTTCATTAGCGACCGGATACCAGCCGTATGCGGATGGGGTTTCGAGTTTTGCCGTTTTAAAAACGGTTTTTGGTTGGTTGGCTCTATTCTTGGTGGCCAGTTTTGTCACAATGATTATGGGAAGAATGTCCCAGCTGATCACCTCAGGATGGTTCATTGGCATTCTTGTCGGTGCGGTAATTATCGTTGGTCTTTCAGCGACATTTCTTTTCTCCACAGCAGGACCTCGTACCACAACCTTAGATGGTCAGGCAATTCGTTCCGTTGCGGAGTTGGAAGAGTTTAATACGGGTGGCGTGAAAAAGAAAGAAGTTACTGGCGAAGCTGCTGCTTTCAAAGAAACTTTTGAAAAGCGTTGCAATAAGTGCCACACCATGAAATCTGTTGAAAGCACTTTGGTTACCAAGTACGTGTCTAAAAATGAAAT
Above is a window of Chloroherpeton thalassium ATCC 35110 DNA encoding:
- a CDS encoding NHL repeat-containing protein translates to MQVFPYFFALILWLICPAGNAAGQMPVQKLSGFENAVAISASTALGEIFVLDAEQAKIFKYDKSLKPAGFAGGYGIDKEAFDTPTDLSASDGVNIYVTDRGNQRVVQYDRWLNFISALPELPLSTTSSSSESSSFKISSDIWRPISLSVSAQGELFILEETSRQVIKINPYNFPKTAFERNSLLRFGGFNSGRGNLIDPYQVEVSRSGMVFVADRGRKCVMIYDQFGNFINRIGGDELEALHGIGTTEVLSQNQRKDILLVANGKKVSVFEAGPKSNFQLETEIETEPLLNEPIPVVTDVAVVQGNLFVLTPKALFVVKYESAIRH
- a CDS encoding lytic transglycosylase domain-containing protein; this encodes MAKSIVIISSVVIILAAVFIVHGQTNGDSTPKPNNTHQPENTTRFYYNHEPVDTLYFCGESVPMNDIDVFERFERDFLINVNDRTQIAMYLKRAGRFFPYIEKRLREEGLPDDLKYLAVAESALLNVRSPAGAAGFWQIMPSIARQYGLVVDGVIDERYNLEKSTTVAIKYLKNSYARFGNWALSAASYNMGVHGTDDELSFQAQDNYYDLWLNRETSRYLFRILAIKEVMENADKYGYSEVRPYAPLDTRTVTITDGITNLAEWAASQGTTYKEMKYLNPWIRSRKIPPHPYRGGTYEITLPASKNSFKKPSAYAYMDNKEEDNAMQHGFYEVQTGETLLSIANKCGLTVEELRQQNRIKEDDEIKPGMKLKIMP
- a CDS encoding TIGR00730 family Rossman fold protein: MGHSKKQPEDDAQNSPKNENGRDWADFMHDGWRVFKIMAEFVSGFEKMAEIGPAVSIFGSARVKPSDKYYKMAEEMAQLLVAQGLGVITGGGPGIMQAANKGAKKAGGASIGFNIFLPHEQDSNKYIDRDKLITFNYFFVRKVMFVKYSQAFIVLPGGYGTLDELGEAVTLIQTKKIAEFPVILIGKSYWDGFLKWIRETMLEEHHYIKSSDLDYVFLVDTPSEAMEIIKRFYAEQNYSPNF
- a CDS encoding anthranilate synthase component II — translated: MILVIDNYDSFTYNLVQYIGELGADVAVHRNDKITVEEIAAMNPEKIVISPGPGTPQDAGVSIPLIQELKGKIPIFGVCLGHQAIGEALGGKVVRAKELMHGKTSMIFHDQKGVFKGVEQPFEATRYHSLVVERESLPQNLQITAWTDDDVIMGMDCESLMLYGVQFHPESIMTKEGKKILMNFLKL
- a CDS encoding GlmU family protein, with product MQIIIFEDDSVQHFLPLVYLKPVYDLRVGFGSLKEKFTAKLSPKAELFYHLRTYLRAVFEEVGVALASDVKEQDDVLFLSGRVICDDGFSEKVLSGFFQKNTAYYNGGQIVAFRGALADFFPDSKNLPNTISVSPAIASLPAQQVDCDMLSFLWDLIRLHPQEFLREAKSCSDFGQIKGKVSPHAFLVNEKNIFIGEGAEVKAGAVLDAEDGYIYVSPGAKILPNAVLMENVFLGQKSTIKIGAKIYSNVFIGEQSKVGGEVEDSIIEPFANKQHEGFIGHSYISSWCNLGADTNNSDLKNNYSSVRMTLAGKSFDTKMQFLGLFMGEHSKSGINTMFNTGTVVGLSSNIFGAGFPPKYVGSFQWGGKEDGLTEYRLVKALEVARAMMKRRKIDLTPAYETAFRAAYALEKSRK
- a CDS encoding diacylglycerol/lipid kinase family protein produces the protein MNIDLSGSPQLITKTGNKNQSADSYVLRNALKMIDANTSHSANASKKTYPYWFILNPAADKGRAKKRVDWLKKSLKRQELDTVIQLTTMPSEATAFASQAKTCAGIIVACGGDGTLNEVTQSLVHSDSVLGCLPIGSANDFFKNISEIEAEEAGISHLFNATVQPVDVGQVFYQAEHTSSSRFFLNSFGLGFSGRIAKMAAAITWLKGDLTYIYALLKVAANYEAMQANVKLHTQDGIISLDQEKIYMLSIGNGKVEAGKFKIAPQAEINDGWLDVCILKDISRSDLPRWILKYLTGKQIGESQIVYAKAKKIEIELFRPECLHMDGEVIENVQGKLTIEVRPRALNVLSSKKLS
- a CDS encoding photosystem P840 reaction-center cytochrome c-551, whose protein sequence is MDNSKFQLIGVAVGGAIFFLVLFYLVSLATGYQPYADGVSSFAVLKTVFGWLALFLVASFVTMIMGRMSQLITSGWFIGILVGAVIIVGLSATFLFSTAGPRTTTLDGQAIRSVAELEEFNTGGVKKKEVTGEAAAFKETFEKRCNKCHTMKSVESTLVTKYVSKNEIGKAVNMMASFPNSGILPEDVPNITAYLNALYGVDGKSAAPAKEEPAAAPASGADAAAPAKEEAASFDATAIKAELKNYDTIAGEDLYNASCAMCHSTGISGAPKVGTAGDWSNRMPQGVKEMAKKSIDGFNSMPARGGNPSLSDEQVSNAVAFMVDASL